From one Plantibacter flavus genomic stretch:
- a CDS encoding MFS transporter, giving the protein MTSSTPRSDVISSTARRRAIVAGSVGNFIEWYEFGIYGFLATILAAQFFSDGQQTGIESLIATYASFAIAFFFRPVGAALFGRIGDRIGRKPTLILVLVMMSGATALIGILPTYASIGVAAPILLTIVRILQGLSAGGEFGGAVSVMTEFAPAGKRGFYGSWQSFTVALGLLGGAGTVALLASLLSEADLAAWGWRIAFLLAIPLGAVALFLRLKLEETPEFQKVATADTTKVAEPVVRAGAAETAKAILLGIGRLMGWSAAGYTFLVVMPSYLQSSLNASFQEALISTVLANAGFAATILPAGWLSDKIGRRWVMLTGTGLIVILALPLLNVLQNPDLGVGVHGLAVFVAGAVVGLIAGPGPAMLAEMFPTSVRYTGLGLSYSISNAVFSGSAGLIITSLIASTGNVDVPAYYVMATCLVSAIAIGTLRGNAHRAELRK; this is encoded by the coding sequence GTGACCAGCTCCACACCACGCAGCGACGTGATCAGCAGCACCGCCCGACGCCGGGCCATCGTCGCCGGCAGCGTCGGCAACTTCATCGAGTGGTACGAGTTCGGGATCTACGGGTTCCTCGCCACGATCCTCGCCGCACAGTTCTTCAGCGACGGCCAACAGACCGGTATCGAGTCGCTCATCGCGACCTACGCGTCCTTCGCGATCGCCTTCTTCTTCCGCCCGGTCGGGGCTGCGCTCTTCGGCCGCATCGGCGACCGGATCGGCCGCAAACCGACGCTCATCCTCGTCCTGGTCATGATGTCCGGGGCGACCGCCCTCATCGGCATCCTCCCGACGTACGCCTCCATCGGCGTCGCGGCGCCCATCCTGCTCACGATCGTGCGCATCCTGCAGGGCCTCTCCGCCGGCGGTGAGTTCGGCGGCGCCGTCTCGGTCATGACCGAGTTCGCCCCGGCCGGGAAGCGTGGCTTCTACGGATCGTGGCAGTCGTTCACGGTCGCACTCGGACTCCTCGGCGGCGCCGGCACCGTCGCGCTGCTGGCATCCCTGCTGTCCGAAGCCGATCTGGCGGCGTGGGGCTGGCGGATCGCCTTCCTGCTCGCCATCCCCCTCGGCGCGGTCGCCCTGTTCCTCCGCTTGAAGCTCGAGGAGACGCCGGAGTTCCAGAAGGTCGCCACCGCCGACACCACCAAGGTCGCCGAGCCGGTCGTCCGCGCGGGTGCCGCAGAGACCGCCAAGGCGATCCTCCTGGGGATCGGCCGCCTGATGGGCTGGTCCGCAGCCGGATACACCTTCCTCGTCGTCATGCCCTCCTACCTCCAGAGCAGCCTCAACGCGTCCTTCCAGGAGGCGCTGATCTCCACGGTGCTCGCGAACGCCGGCTTCGCGGCGACGATCCTCCCGGCCGGCTGGCTGTCGGACAAGATCGGTCGGCGTTGGGTGATGCTCACCGGCACTGGTCTCATCGTGATCCTGGCGCTGCCCCTGCTCAACGTGCTGCAGAACCCGGACCTCGGCGTCGGTGTCCACGGCCTCGCCGTGTTCGTCGCCGGAGCGGTCGTCGGCCTGATCGCAGGCCCGGGCCCCGCCATGCTCGCCGAGATGTTCCCCACCTCCGTGCGGTACACCGGTCTCGGACTGTCCTACTCGATCTCGAACGCCGTCTTCTCGGGCAGCGCCGGCCTCATCATCACCTCGCTGATCGCCTCGACCGGGAACGTCGACGTCCCGGCCTACTACGTGATGGCGACCTGCCTGGTGAGCGCGATCGCCATCGGCACGCTCCGCGGGAACGCCCACCGGGCGGAGCTGCGCAAGTGA
- a CDS encoding anhydro-N-acetylmuramic acid kinase gives MSRPMRVIGLMSGTSHDAIDAAAAEIGVDGDTLVVRPLGMITAGYDPELRAAITAALPPATTTVDDVCRLDTRIGQAFADLAVRAVAELCDGEADLIVSHGQTMYHWVEDDRVEGTLQLGQPAWIAERTGCTVVADLRSRDVAAGGQGAPLVSMIDALWLGGETAAAVNLGGIANATIVRPGHDPIAFDSGPANALIDAVVAEHTGGARQFDADGELAARGTVHEETLDLLLREPYYQRPAPKSTGKELFHLDYLREQLAGRPTLPIEDLVATLTELTARTVADAVRGVERVILAGGGVRNPQLVARIRAALPEADVVSSDDAGLPSDAKEALAFAVLGFLTVNGQAGSLPSATGASHGSVLGAIVPGHSLPARTLDGPPRALRFEA, from the coding sequence GTGAGCCGCCCGATGCGCGTCATCGGCCTCATGTCCGGCACCTCGCACGACGCGATCGACGCCGCCGCCGCCGAGATCGGCGTGGACGGCGACACGCTCGTCGTCCGCCCGCTCGGGATGATCACCGCCGGGTACGACCCGGAACTGCGAGCCGCGATCACCGCAGCCCTGCCGCCGGCGACCACCACTGTCGACGACGTCTGCCGTTTGGACACGCGGATCGGGCAGGCCTTCGCCGATCTCGCGGTCCGAGCGGTCGCGGAACTCTGCGACGGGGAGGCCGACCTGATCGTCTCCCACGGCCAGACGATGTACCACTGGGTCGAGGACGACCGGGTCGAGGGCACGCTCCAGCTCGGCCAGCCGGCCTGGATCGCCGAACGCACGGGCTGCACCGTCGTCGCCGACCTGCGTTCGCGTGATGTCGCGGCCGGCGGGCAGGGTGCTCCGCTCGTGAGCATGATCGACGCGCTCTGGCTGGGTGGCGAGACCGCTGCGGCCGTCAACCTCGGCGGCATCGCCAACGCCACCATCGTGCGGCCGGGCCACGACCCGATCGCGTTCGACAGCGGACCGGCGAACGCCCTCATCGACGCCGTCGTCGCCGAGCACACCGGCGGCGCCCGGCAGTTCGACGCCGACGGCGAGCTCGCCGCGCGTGGCACCGTCCACGAGGAGACGCTCGACCTCCTCCTGCGCGAGCCGTACTACCAGCGCCCCGCTCCGAAGTCGACGGGCAAGGAACTGTTCCACCTCGACTACCTCCGCGAGCAGCTCGCCGGCCGTCCGACGCTTCCGATCGAGGACCTCGTCGCGACCCTCACCGAGCTGACCGCACGGACCGTGGCGGACGCCGTCCGTGGGGTGGAACGCGTCATCCTCGCCGGCGGAGGGGTGCGCAATCCTCAGCTCGTCGCGCGCATCCGGGCCGCACTCCCCGAGGCCGACGTCGTCAGCAGCGACGACGCGGGCCTCCCATCCGACGCGAAGGAGGCGCTCGCCTTCGCCGTCCTCGGCTTCCTGACGGTGAACGGCCAGGCCGGATCCCTCCCCTCGGCCACCGGCGCCTCACACGGCAGCGTTCTGGGCGCGATCGTCCCGGGACACTCGCTCCCCGCGCGGACGCTCGACGGTCCTCCTCGCGCGCTGCGGTTCGAAGCATGA
- the murQ gene encoding N-acetylmuramic acid 6-phosphate etherase produces MAALSTEGRNPRTVDLDTLDTLRLLEVINDEDRLVADAVRAELPSIARAVERITEARRQGGRLVYLGAGTSGRIGLLDAVECPPTFGTDPSEVLGLIAGGEHAFVVAVEGAEDDLELGASELIAADLRPTDVVVGLAASGRTPYVIGGLRYARHLGAGTIAVSCNRNARISAEADIAIEVMTGPEALTGSTRLKAGTAQKLVCNMLSTASMVRSGKVFSNLMVDVKPTNEKLVDRAQRIVADATGVERSLADAALEQAGAHAKTAVVMLLADVDAATAARLLESHDGDVRSAVAAASA; encoded by the coding sequence TTGGCAGCGCTCTCCACCGAGGGACGCAACCCGCGCACGGTCGACCTCGACACGCTGGACACGCTCCGGCTGCTCGAGGTGATCAACGACGAGGACCGACTCGTCGCCGACGCGGTCCGAGCGGAACTGCCGAGCATCGCGCGCGCCGTGGAACGCATCACGGAGGCTCGCCGGCAGGGTGGGCGACTCGTCTACCTCGGTGCAGGGACGAGCGGCCGGATCGGACTGCTCGACGCGGTCGAGTGCCCGCCGACCTTCGGCACCGATCCCTCCGAGGTGCTGGGGCTCATCGCCGGGGGCGAGCACGCCTTCGTCGTCGCCGTCGAGGGCGCCGAGGACGACCTCGAGCTCGGCGCCTCGGAACTCATCGCGGCCGACCTCCGCCCCACGGACGTCGTCGTCGGTCTCGCGGCCAGCGGTCGCACCCCGTACGTCATCGGCGGCCTGCGCTACGCACGCCATCTGGGCGCGGGGACGATCGCGGTGTCCTGCAACCGGAACGCCCGGATCAGCGCCGAGGCGGACATCGCCATCGAGGTGATGACCGGCCCCGAGGCGCTCACCGGTTCGACCCGGCTGAAGGCCGGCACCGCGCAGAAGCTCGTCTGCAACATGCTGTCCACCGCGTCCATGGTGCGCTCGGGCAAGGTCTTCTCCAATCTCATGGTCGACGTGAAGCCGACCAACGAGAAGCTCGTCGACCGCGCACAGCGCATCGTCGCGGACGCCACCGGTGTCGAGCGGTCGCTCGCCGACGCCGCCCTGGAGCAGGCCGGCGCACACGCCAAGACCGCCGTCGTCATGCTGCTCGCCGATGTGGACGCGGCGACGGCCGCCCGGCTGCTCGAGTCGCACGACGGCGATGTCCGCTCGGCCGTTGCTGCGGCGAGCGCCTGA
- the nagB gene encoding glucosamine-6-phosphate deaminase, translated as MEIIILPDAAEVGRVAGAKIASIVAGRPQAVIGLATGSSPQGIYKELARRVQAGSLSFAEARGFALDEYVGIPADHPESYASVIAREVVVPLGFEPSRVRVPDGRAADLAAAAKEYDRAIAEAGGIDVQILGIGSNGHIGFNEPTSSFASRTRIKTLAPKTRQDNARFFDSPDQVPTHCMTQGLGTILEARELVLVAQGAGKADAVAAAVEGPLSAFVPGSALQLHEHATVVIDEAAASGLRLSDYYRYTYDNRPDWQRFE; from the coding sequence GTGGAGATCATCATCCTTCCCGACGCCGCCGAGGTCGGTCGCGTCGCCGGTGCGAAGATCGCGTCGATCGTCGCCGGGCGGCCCCAGGCCGTCATCGGCCTGGCGACCGGGTCCAGCCCACAGGGCATCTACAAGGAGCTGGCCCGTCGCGTGCAGGCGGGCTCGCTGTCGTTCGCCGAGGCCCGCGGCTTCGCGCTGGACGAGTACGTGGGCATCCCGGCCGACCACCCCGAGTCGTACGCCAGCGTGATCGCGCGCGAGGTCGTCGTCCCGCTCGGCTTCGAACCCTCGCGCGTCCGCGTCCCGGACGGTCGCGCCGCAGACCTCGCGGCCGCCGCGAAGGAGTACGACCGGGCCATCGCCGAGGCCGGCGGCATCGACGTGCAGATCCTCGGCATCGGGTCGAACGGACACATCGGGTTCAACGAGCCCACGTCGTCGTTCGCGTCACGCACGCGCATCAAGACCCTCGCGCCGAAGACCCGCCAGGACAACGCCCGCTTCTTCGACTCGCCCGACCAGGTGCCGACCCATTGCATGACGCAGGGACTCGGGACCATCCTCGAGGCGCGCGAGCTCGTGCTGGTCGCCCAGGGCGCCGGGAAGGCCGATGCCGTCGCGGCCGCCGTCGAAGGACCGCTCAGCGCGTTCGTCCCCGGGTCGGCGCTCCAGTTGCACGAGCACGCGACCGTCGTCATCGACGAAGCGGCGGCATCAGGGCTGCGGTTGTCGGACTACTATCGCTACACCTACGACAACCGGCCGGACTGGCAACGCTTCGAATGA
- a CDS encoding FAD-binding and (Fe-S)-binding domain-containing protein, whose protein sequence is MAHPTTAPSRITEAIGGAVGDPSRIRTRAIDLAAYAGDASHYLLTPEAVVIAESAAEVAAILRAATRSAAPVTFRSGGTSLSGQASGSGIILDTRQRFKTIEVLDDGKRVRVQPGATVAQVNARLTRLGYRLGPDPASEVACTIGGVIANNSSGMACGIDENTYRTLESMVFVLPSGTTIDTADPTADRQLHEAEPELAEGIERLQRRVRSAPASVASIERQFSLKNTMGYGINAFLDFESPVDVLQHLIIGSEGTLAFVAEATFRTVPVLPLVSTALAVFPSLDAATRALPELVASGAATLELMDATSLTVGQRLPGSPAEIQGFTPQDHAALLVEYRSEDAVELRDRATAGGVLLNGLDVHAPVVFSSDASQRSRAWALRKGLYASVAGARPSGTTALLEDIVVPTAALADTCASLQELFVQHAYRDSVIFGHAKDGNIHFMLTDRFEGDAALGRFNGFTEQMVDLVLAAGGNLKAEHGTGRAMAPYVRRQYGDELYGVMLELKRLVDPAGVMNPGVLIDEDPEAHLQGIKLQPTVEEEVDRCVECGYCEPVCPSRDLTLTPRQRIVVRRAEESARARGDIALAEELADDYDYAGVQTCAVDGMCQTACPVQINTGALVKRIRRTEAAPVAAAGWKAAATGWGPVTRIGSVALSGAKLLPAPVVGAVTDVARAVLGTDTVPKYSGDLPGGGRSRKALGRTVGAADGPTVGIYVPACVNSMFGAADGGDGVMGAFTRLLERAGLSMIVPDGVESICCGTPWSSKGFASGAAVNEQRTVERIRAAVADSGLVVVSDASSCTEGFAKLLSESGVVVEDAVAFAAREILPRVDVSAQIEQLVLHPTCSSRQMGLDPDLVRIGEAVAERVHVPDDWGCCAFAGDRGMLHPELTAAATKAEAAEVAALGADAHASCNRTCELGMTRATGEDYRHVLELLDAASSSAVGGASLR, encoded by the coding sequence GTGGCACACCCGACCACCGCCCCATCCCGCATCACCGAAGCCATCGGCGGAGCCGTGGGCGATCCCTCCCGGATCCGCACCCGAGCGATCGACCTGGCTGCCTACGCCGGGGATGCATCGCACTACCTGCTGACGCCCGAGGCGGTCGTCATCGCGGAGAGCGCTGCCGAGGTCGCAGCGATCCTCCGGGCGGCGACGCGGTCCGCCGCACCCGTCACGTTCCGGTCGGGTGGCACGAGCCTGTCCGGCCAGGCGTCCGGTTCCGGCATCATCCTCGACACCAGGCAGCGGTTCAAGACCATCGAGGTGCTCGACGACGGTAAGCGCGTGCGGGTGCAGCCAGGGGCGACGGTGGCGCAGGTCAACGCGCGACTCACCCGACTCGGCTACCGGCTCGGCCCGGACCCGGCGAGCGAGGTGGCGTGCACGATCGGCGGTGTGATCGCGAACAACTCCAGCGGTATGGCCTGCGGGATCGACGAGAACACCTATCGGACGCTGGAGTCGATGGTGTTCGTCCTCCCGTCCGGCACCACGATCGACACGGCCGACCCGACGGCCGACCGGCAGCTCCACGAAGCGGAACCGGAGCTCGCCGAGGGCATCGAGCGCCTGCAGCGCCGCGTGCGATCGGCCCCGGCCTCCGTCGCGTCCATCGAGCGCCAGTTCTCCCTGAAGAACACCATGGGGTACGGGATCAACGCGTTCCTCGACTTCGAGTCGCCCGTGGACGTCCTGCAGCACCTCATCATCGGCTCGGAGGGCACGCTGGCGTTCGTCGCCGAGGCGACCTTCCGCACCGTCCCCGTCCTCCCCCTGGTGTCGACGGCACTGGCCGTGTTCCCCTCCCTCGACGCGGCGACGCGTGCGCTGCCCGAGTTGGTCGCGTCCGGAGCCGCCACGCTCGAGCTCATGGACGCCACCTCCCTGACGGTCGGGCAGCGGCTCCCCGGCAGCCCGGCGGAGATCCAAGGGTTCACGCCGCAGGATCACGCGGCACTCCTCGTCGAGTACCGCTCCGAGGACGCCGTCGAGCTCCGGGACCGCGCGACGGCGGGCGGCGTGCTCCTGAACGGTCTGGACGTGCACGCGCCGGTGGTGTTCTCGAGCGACGCGTCCCAGCGGTCGCGCGCCTGGGCGCTCCGCAAGGGTCTCTACGCCTCGGTCGCGGGAGCGCGCCCCTCCGGCACCACGGCCCTCCTCGAGGACATCGTCGTCCCGACCGCGGCCCTCGCAGACACCTGCGCGAGCCTGCAGGAGCTCTTCGTGCAGCACGCCTATCGCGACTCGGTCATCTTCGGCCACGCGAAGGACGGCAACATCCACTTCATGCTGACCGACCGGTTCGAGGGCGACGCCGCGCTCGGCCGGTTCAACGGCTTCACGGAACAGATGGTCGACCTCGTCCTCGCGGCGGGCGGCAACCTGAAGGCCGAGCACGGCACGGGTCGCGCCATGGCACCGTACGTCCGCCGGCAGTACGGCGACGAGCTGTACGGGGTGATGCTCGAGCTGAAGCGGTTGGTCGACCCGGCCGGGGTGATGAACCCCGGCGTGCTGATCGACGAGGATCCCGAAGCGCACCTCCAGGGGATCAAGCTCCAGCCGACGGTCGAGGAGGAGGTCGATCGCTGCGTGGAGTGCGGGTACTGCGAACCCGTCTGCCCGAGTCGCGACCTGACGCTGACGCCGCGGCAGCGCATCGTCGTCCGCCGTGCCGAGGAGTCCGCTCGCGCTCGCGGGGACATCGCCCTCGCAGAGGAGTTGGCAGACGACTACGACTACGCCGGCGTGCAGACCTGTGCCGTCGACGGGATGTGCCAGACCGCGTGCCCGGTCCAGATCAACACGGGCGCGCTGGTCAAGCGCATCCGGCGAACGGAGGCGGCTCCGGTCGCCGCCGCGGGGTGGAAGGCGGCCGCCACCGGTTGGGGGCCGGTCACGCGGATCGGTTCGGTCGCACTCTCCGGCGCGAAGCTCCTGCCGGCTCCGGTGGTCGGTGCGGTGACCGACGTGGCCAGGGCCGTGCTCGGTACCGACACCGTGCCGAAGTACTCAGGAGATCTGCCGGGCGGCGGACGCTCGCGGAAGGCACTCGGTCGGACGGTGGGTGCCGCTGACGGCCCGACCGTCGGCATCTACGTTCCGGCGTGCGTGAACAGCATGTTCGGCGCGGCGGACGGCGGGGACGGCGTCATGGGCGCTTTCACCCGACTGCTCGAACGGGCGGGCCTGAGCATGATCGTGCCCGACGGCGTCGAGTCGATCTGTTGCGGCACCCCGTGGTCGTCGAAGGGCTTCGCGTCCGGCGCTGCGGTGAACGAGCAGCGCACGGTCGAACGCATTCGAGCGGCCGTGGCCGACAGCGGCCTGGTGGTCGTCAGCGACGCGTCGAGCTGCACCGAGGGCTTCGCGAAGCTCCTCAGCGAGAGCGGCGTGGTCGTCGAGGACGCGGTGGCCTTCGCCGCCCGGGAGATCCTGCCTCGGGTCGACGTCTCAGCGCAGATCGAGCAACTCGTCCTGCACCCGACCTGCTCCTCACGGCAGATGGGCCTCGACCCGGATCTCGTGCGGATCGGCGAAGCCGTGGCCGAGCGCGTGCACGTCCCGGACGACTGGGGCTGCTGCGCCTTCGCCGGCGACCGCGGCATGCTGCACCCCGAGCTGACGGCGGCCGCGACGAAAGCCGAGGCCGCCGAGGTCGCCGCCCTCGGTGCCGACGCGCACGCGTCCTGCAACCGCACCTGCGAGCTTGGTATGACCCGTGCCACGGGCGAGGACTACCGCCACGTGCTCGAGCTGCTCGACGCCGCGTCGTCCAGCGCGGTGGGTGGGGCAAGCCTGCGATGA
- a CDS encoding MerR family transcriptional regulator, with protein sequence MFSTFTPPRQVTIGGAAAFVGITPRAIRHYHQIGLLPEPERGSDGRRRYGYDEMIRLLWIRRMADAGIALDDIRDAFAEGITDTDDDVARILDRLEGSLVARQAELEQQRTAVQRMRAQGSRLGLLSDVVSDRLTDLPASALRQDDLDTLLVTERIFGGLGASVQASRFIALATHPELREESDRVDAAEEALDDTVAVDDPRVAEVAAERHAFEVALRTVIEDSGLAQADDDRFDAWDESHPLPDDEDGAGSTCGSTSLTEAVRMMPYDFSRARLRCMELVLELDALDLTPRAEH encoded by the coding sequence ATGTTCTCGACTTTCACCCCGCCGCGCCAGGTCACCATCGGAGGCGCCGCCGCGTTCGTCGGCATCACCCCACGGGCGATCCGTCACTACCACCAGATCGGTCTGCTCCCTGAGCCCGAGCGGGGGAGCGACGGTCGCCGCCGCTACGGCTACGACGAGATGATCCGGCTGCTCTGGATCCGTCGGATGGCGGACGCCGGCATCGCCCTCGACGACATCCGCGACGCCTTTGCGGAAGGCATCACCGATACCGACGATGATGTCGCGCGGATCCTGGACCGCCTGGAGGGTTCCCTCGTCGCTCGGCAGGCGGAACTCGAGCAGCAGCGGACCGCCGTGCAGCGCATGCGTGCGCAGGGCAGCAGATTGGGGCTGCTCTCCGACGTCGTGAGCGACCGCCTCACGGACCTGCCCGCGAGCGCCCTGCGGCAGGACGACCTGGACACCCTGCTCGTGACCGAACGGATCTTCGGTGGGCTCGGCGCCTCCGTCCAGGCGTCGCGGTTCATCGCCTTGGCCACCCACCCGGAGCTGCGGGAGGAGTCCGACCGGGTCGACGCCGCCGAGGAAGCACTCGACGACACGGTCGCGGTCGACGACCCCCGCGTCGCGGAAGTCGCCGCCGAACGGCATGCCTTCGAGGTGGCCCTCCGCACGGTCATCGAGGACTCCGGCCTGGCGCAGGCCGACGACGACCGCTTCGACGCGTGGGACGAGTCGCACCCCCTTCCCGACGACGAGGACGGCGCAGGCTCGACCTGCGGCTCGACGAGCCTCACCGAGGCCGTCCGGATGATGCCTTACGACTTCTCCCGCGCACGCCTGCGGTGCATGGAACTCGTCCTCGAACTCGATGCGCTCGACCTCACGCCACGGGCCGAACACTGA
- a CDS encoding alpha/beta fold hydrolase, with the protein MVIVHHRTVSIDGLDVFYREAGPADAPVLLLLHGYPSSSHMFRHLIPALAGQYRVIAPDHIGFGRSSAPSVDEFEYTFAALAEVTGRFLSTIGVTQYTIYVQDYGAPVGWRLALNDPTAVVGVISQNGNAYEEGFVPSFWDPIWADGAERTTETRDALRPALGREAVEWQYNHGVPDPTTVDPDAWEHDLALLARPGQDDVQLALFRDYTTNRDLYPAVHDWLRTSQVPVLAIWGRNDEIFAAAGATAFTRDVPDARVELVDGGHFLLESDLDHVATTITDWLRTTERSA; encoded by the coding sequence ATGGTCATCGTCCACCACCGCACCGTCTCGATCGACGGGCTCGACGTCTTCTACCGTGAGGCCGGCCCTGCCGACGCTCCCGTGCTCCTGCTCCTCCACGGGTACCCGAGCAGCTCCCACATGTTCCGGCACCTCATCCCGGCGCTTGCCGGCCAGTACCGCGTCATCGCTCCAGACCACATCGGCTTCGGTCGCTCCTCCGCCCCCTCGGTCGACGAGTTCGAATACACCTTCGCGGCCCTCGCAGAGGTGACCGGCCGGTTCCTCTCGACCATCGGCGTGACGCAGTACACGATCTACGTCCAGGACTACGGCGCCCCGGTCGGCTGGCGACTGGCCCTCAACGACCCCACTGCCGTCGTCGGAGTCATCTCCCAGAACGGCAACGCCTACGAAGAAGGCTTCGTACCGAGCTTCTGGGACCCGATCTGGGCCGACGGCGCCGAACGGACCACCGAGACGCGCGACGCGCTCCGTCCGGCCCTCGGGCGGGAGGCCGTCGAGTGGCAGTACAACCACGGCGTGCCGGACCCGACGACCGTCGACCCCGACGCCTGGGAGCACGACCTCGCGCTCCTCGCCCGACCGGGTCAGGACGACGTGCAGCTGGCACTCTTCCGCGACTACACCACCAACCGGGACCTCTACCCCGCGGTGCACGACTGGCTCCGCACCTCACAGGTGCCGGTGCTCGCGATCTGGGGGCGGAACGACGAGATCTTCGCAGCCGCCGGCGCCACGGCGTTCACCCGCGACGTCCCCGATGCTCGCGTCGAACTCGTCGACGGCGGACACTTCCTCCTCGAATCCGACCTCGACCACGTCGCTACCACCATCACGGACTGGCTCCGGACGACCGAGCGAAGCGCCTAG
- a CDS encoding CGNR zinc finger domain-containing protein, whose product MLRDEELLLGLLNSAPVVEGTPTDQLEGVAGRDLARSWGGTGSADELTRLRRARQALQTMVRGDDGGAIRDLAGILDDAVRTPRITPDGVVWELQVPDDDRLVAGVVLAWSSVITEFPGRLRACANHECTQFLVDHSRPGTAKWCSMAVCGNRMKARTHARRAQS is encoded by the coding sequence ATGCTTCGCGACGAGGAGCTGCTGCTGGGCCTGTTGAACAGTGCGCCGGTCGTCGAGGGCACCCCGACCGATCAGCTCGAGGGGGTGGCCGGGCGAGACCTGGCGCGCAGCTGGGGCGGCACGGGATCCGCGGACGAGTTGACGCGCCTTCGTCGTGCGAGGCAGGCACTGCAGACCATGGTCCGCGGCGATGACGGAGGAGCGATCAGAGACCTCGCGGGCATCCTCGACGATGCCGTGCGCACGCCGCGTATCACCCCGGATGGCGTGGTCTGGGAGCTTCAGGTCCCTGACGACGATCGCTTGGTGGCGGGGGTCGTGCTGGCGTGGTCGAGCGTGATCACGGAGTTCCCCGGGCGCCTCCGCGCCTGCGCGAACCACGAGTGCACGCAGTTCCTCGTCGACCACAGTCGACCTGGCACCGCGAAGTGGTGTTCGATGGCGGTCTGCGGCAACCGGATGAAGGCGCGCACGCATGCGCGCCGCGCTCAGAGCTGA
- a CDS encoding MerR family transcriptional regulator — MPLGPSQVIRSLDSAPGASAGIEIEDGEKRMAWSTQQLADLAGTTVKTVRHYHQVGLLDEPERARNGYKQYQTSHLVRLLQVKRMSDLGISLAQIRALATSTLDTDASIAVLDAELEASIERLQRVRAELALLLRYRAPLDTPTPFAHSADGLPEKYRGLLTVYSRVLNEPALHDTSDLLNEPDEASEPFESLTDESDDRAIDDVAQLLAVSMAAHRERFPWASDLRSAQRTKGNLAQEALSSAVVDAFNHGQLRALARANDIVRKADPVDDETL; from the coding sequence GTGCCCTTGGGGCCGAGTCAAGTCATCCGTTCGCTTGACTCTGCCCCTGGGGCATCTGCTGGTATTGAGATCGAAGACGGGGAGAAACGTATGGCGTGGAGCACGCAACAGCTGGCCGACCTCGCCGGCACGACGGTGAAAACGGTCCGGCACTACCATCAGGTCGGGCTCCTCGATGAGCCGGAGCGCGCGCGCAATGGCTACAAGCAGTATCAGACCTCCCACCTGGTGCGACTCCTGCAGGTCAAGAGGATGAGCGATCTCGGCATCTCCCTCGCGCAGATCCGCGCGCTGGCCACGAGCACGCTCGACACGGACGCCTCCATCGCCGTCCTCGATGCCGAACTCGAGGCGAGCATCGAACGACTGCAGCGCGTGCGCGCGGAACTCGCCCTCCTCCTGCGATACCGCGCGCCTCTCGACACGCCCACACCGTTCGCGCACTCCGCCGACGGCCTCCCGGAGAAGTACCGCGGGCTGCTCACCGTGTACTCCCGCGTTCTGAACGAACCGGCGCTCCACGACACGAGCGATCTCCTGAACGAGCCGGATGAGGCGAGCGAACCGTTCGAATCCCTCACCGACGAATCGGACGACAGGGCCATCGATGATGTCGCACAGCTCCTCGCGGTGTCGATGGCGGCCCACCGCGAACGGTTCCCGTGGGCTTCCGATCTGCGATCGGCTCAGCGGACGAAGGGGAATCTCGCGCAGGAGGCACTCTCCTCCGCGGTCGTCGATGCCTTCAATCACGGCCAGCTGCGTGCTCTCGCGCGCGCGAACGATATCGTCCGCAAGGCTGACCCAGTGGACGATGAAACGCTGTGA